From Candidatus Lernaella stagnicola:
AATACCTACGACTCCGAAACCGCCGCCGTACGTGCCGAACTGCTGGAACTCGTCGTAGTCCAGGTATTGGAGGCCGACTTCCGCGTCGAAACCGAGGTTGGGCAGTCCCGGCAGGAAGAATTCAAAGCCGAAAAACGCCTGGGCCATCACGCCGACGTTGTTGTCGTCATTGTCGTTCACTTCTATCGACACCGGAATGATGCCCAATCCGCCACCGGCGTACACGTTCATGTTTTTCTCGTACGTGATGACGTTTGCGTGAAATCGCCCGGCGATCGTCGCGCCGAAGCCGCGGTCATCTTCGTACTTGGACGACGTGAAACCAAGCAGCCCCTCCACGCCGTACCGGTTCGTAATCCAGTATTTCGTGCTGATGCTTTGGTTGGACAGGAACGTGTCATCCAGTGATCCGCCCAATACGCCAAACGATAGTTGGTGGTTGTAGCCGACGCTGATCCGCTGCGCGAGATCCTTGGCTTCGGCCAAACCGGCGACGCAAAGAACGAACACGGCGCAAATTGCTGCAACTTTTACTAGTTTGGGGGCCATGGGCTTCTCCATTTTTTACAATATGTAGTGTTGGCGCACGTAAGAACGCCCTAGATATAGCGCACTAGCGTTTTTTGTCAAGCATTTCCCGGATTGCTTGAAAGGGGGGGCTCTGCTATATTCCCCGTCCATGAAATTAGCCACGATGGACATTGGCAGCGGCACCGTAAGGGTCATGCTTTGCGAGCAGCGAAACGGCAGTTTCGACCGGCTCGTCGTCAAGCGGACGATCACGCGTCTGGCTGATGGATTTGCCGCAGGACGCTTGGCCGAGACCTCGATGGATCGGACGGTGCAGGCAGCCAAGGAAATGGCGAAAGAAGCGCGAGCTTTCGGCGCCGTGGAGATTCGCGTGTCCTGTAGCGGCGTGATGCGGCGGGCCGAGAACGCAAAAGAGTTTTTGATGCGGTTGCGCGACGAGGCCGGTCTCGACCCGGTCCTGATTGCGGGCGATTTAGAGGCGGCGATCAGTTCGCTGGGCGCGACGTTGGAATTGGGCTTTGCGGATCAGCCTTTCGTCCTGCTGGATATTGGCGGTTTTTCCACGGAACTGGCGGCCATCGTCGCCGGTAAGGCGGAAACGTCGGTCAGCGTGGATGTCGGGTCGGTCTCGATGCGGGCCGATTACCTGCACGAAGATCCGCCGACTGATAAGCAGTTGGCGGCGTGCGCCGAACGTGTCGGTCAAGAGTTGCGCGCTGCCGTCAGGATCGAGGATTTGGGCGATCATGGCCCGCTGGTCGGCACGGCGGGTTCGATCACGAATTTGGCCGCGATGTCGCTGAAGATGGAACGTTATGAACCCGGGCGACTCAATCGCGCCGTGTTGACGGTGGAAAACGTACAGGAATTGCTGAGTTTGTTGATATCGATGCCCGCTGCGGGGAGGCTGTCGCTACCGGGATTGGAAAAAGGCCGGGAGGACACGATCGTGGCCGGTGCGATCATCGCGCTGGAAGTAATGAAGCTGCTCCAGGTCGAACGAATGTTGGTGACTGAGGGCGGCGTTTTGGAAGGCTTGGCGGTCTACGCGCAATGGCCCCCGGACGAAGGCGGGTTGTTGACCGTGTAATGGTCAGTTGTTACTCTTGCCCTAGACGAGGATGATCGGCCCTTGGGGGCCGAAAAAGACGGGAAATCCAACCTTTCGCACATTGCCGGGGAGGGAACCATGTGGCGTCGAATCTTAGATTCGAAGGGCGGGAAGTTCAATTACGTTTCGGTCGTGCTGCTGCTTATCGTGGGTGCGGTGATGTTTTTCGGCGTGATGATCGTTCCCAAGTGGATGGCCGACTTTAACGTGAAGCAAGAAATGTACTTGAAAATGGTGAACGCGAAAACCATGGCGGACCACGAAATCGCCGCCGCCGTCGCGAAATACGCCGCCGATAACAACATCCCGCTGAGCATTAACGACATCACATGCCACCGGGAAGCAAAAGCCGTAATTTGTGCATATTCATATGATTGGCCGATCGCGGTGGGCGGCTTCGAGTTGTTCACCTGGAACTTTGATGCCGCCAAGGAACGTGAAGTTACCGAAGTACTGAATAAACTGTCGAATCCATGATGCCGGGGAGTCTCGATGCTGAACCCAAATCCAAAAGAAGCGTTAACGTTTGAAGATGTATTGCTGGTGCCGGCGCAGAGTTCGGTCCTGCCCAGCCAGGTCGATCTGCGTACGCAACTCACCAGAACACTGACACTCAACATTCCGCTTCTTTCCGCGGCGATGGACACGGTGACCGAAGTCGCCACAGCCATTGCCGTGGCGCAAGAGGGCGGCATGGGGGTCCTTCACAAGAACCTGGGAGTTGAGGGCCAGGCGGGCATGGTGGACAAGGTCAAGAAAGCGCGTTCGGCATTGGTGGCCGACCCCATCACTTTGCCTCCCAACGCGACCATTCGTCAGGCGTTGGAGAACACCCGGAAATTCGGCATTTCCGGCGTGCCGGTGATTGATAACGGCAAGCTCGTGGGCATCATCACCCACCGGGACCTGCGTTTCGTGACCGAGTTGGACGCCCCGGTTTCCAAGTTCATGACCACCAAGCTCGTCACCGTCCCGGAAGGAACCGACCCGGAAGAAGCCAAGCGAATCATGCACAGCCACCGCATCGAAAAGTTGCTCGTGGTGGACGAAAACAACCTGCTCAAGGCCCTGATGACGATCAAGGACATCGTCAACGCCGAGATGCACCCTCACGCCTGCACCGACGAGCGCGGTCGCTTGCGGGTCGGCGCCGCGATCGGCGTCGAGGAAGAAGACCGGGAACGCACCGTCGCGTTACTGGAAAAAGGCGTCGACGTCTTGTGTGTCGACACCGCCCACGGACATCACGCCAACGTGATTCGTATGGTCGCGTGGCTGAAGAAACACTATCCCGAATGCCAAGTGATCGCCGGAAACGTCGCAACGGCCGAGGCAACCGTCGCTTTGATCAAAGCCGGCGCCGATGCCGTCAAAGTCGGCATGGGACCGGGCAGTATTTGCACCACGCGCATTGTCAGCGGCGTGGGCATGCCGCAAATCACCGCCATCGACGCCTGCGCGCGGGCTGCGGCGGAATACGGCGTGCCGATCATTGCCGACGGCGGCGTTAAATACTCGGGCGACGTATCCAAAGCCATCGCCGCGGGCGCGCACTGCGTGATGATCGGCTCACTCTTTGCCGGCACGGAGGAAGCGCCGGGAGAGACGATCCTCTATCAGGGCCGGACGTACAAATACTACCGCGGCATGGGCAGCCTCGGCGCGATGACCAAGGGCAGCAAAGCGCGCTACTTCCAACAAGACGTGGAGTCGGCGCAGAAGCTCGTGCCCGAGGGCATTGAGGGGCGCGTGCCCTACCGCGGTGCTATCGGCCAGGTGATTTACCAATTGATCGGCGGCTTGCGCAGCGGCATGGGCTATACCGGATGCGCCACCATCGACGAACTCCGAACCAATGCGAAATTCGTACGCGTGACCAATGCCGGGCTGCGTGAGGGCCACGTACACGACGTGATCATCACGAAAGAGGCGCCGAACTACCAAATCGGTTAGGCGACACGCACCACTTTTCTCGTCTGGATGAAAAAAACGATGGCAACCGATATTCACAGCGAAAAAATCCTGATTTTGGATTTCGGTTCGCAAGTGACAATGCTCATCGCGCGTCGCATCCGCGAACTCTCGGTCTATTGTGAAATTCATCCGTGCACGATGGCGGCGGAGGACATCGAAGCTTTCCAACCCAGGGGCATCGTGTTGTCCGGTGGACCAGCCAGCGCTTACCAAGACGATGCGCCGACGTGCGACGACATCGTATTCCACCTGGGCGTGCCGGTACTCGGCATTTGTTACGGCATGCAGCTTATGGCGCAGCGCCTTGGCGGCCGGGTCGGCGGGGCGACCGAACGAGAATACGGGCGCACGGAAATGACCATAAGCGACGACCGAGACCTCTTCGCCGGCTTCGAAGTGGGCGCCGAAACCATCGTGTGGATGAGTCACGGCGACCGTGTAGAACAGTTTCCCGGCGGATTCGAAACGATTGCCTCCTCGACCAACGCCCCCTACGCCGCGGTGGCCGATCGCGAACGACGCTTTTTCGGCGTGCAATTCCATCCGGAAGTGCATCACACGCTGCGCGGCAAGGAAATATTGGCCAACTTCGTCTACGACATCTGCCGCTGCAAGCCGTTGTGGACGATGGCGAATTTCATTGAGTCGACCGTGCGCGACGTGCGCGAGCGGGTGGGCGATCAGCGGGTCATCCTCGGCCTCTCCGGTGGCGTGGATTCCTCGGTTGTGGCCGCGCTGCTGCACAAGGCGATTGGCGACCAATTGACCTGTATCTTCGTCAACAACGGCGTGCTGCGCAAAGGCGAGGCGCAACAAGTGCGGCACGTTTTCGCCAAACACTTCGGCATGAACCTGGTGTACGTCGACGCGTCGGCCCGCTTTCTGGAAAACCTCGCCGGTGTGGAAGAGCCGGAACAGAAGCGGAAAATTATCGGCAACGAATTCATTTACCTGTTCGAGGAGGAAGCCCGGAAAATCCCCGACGTCCGCTATCTGGCGCAGGGTACGTTGTATCCCGACGTGATCGAATCGATTAGCACGCGCGGCCCCTCGGCGACGATAAAAAGCCACCACAACGTCGGCGGCCTGCCGGAAAAAATGAACCTGGAACTGATCGAACCGCTGCGCGAATTGTTCAAAGACGAAGTGCGACACGTCGGCCGCGAACTCGGCCTGCCCGTCGATGTGGTCGGCCGTCACCCCTTCCCGGGGCCGGGCCTTGCCGTGCGCATCCTGGGCGAAGTCACCGCCGAGCGTGTGCGGGTGCTCCAGGAAGCGGACGCGATTTTCATCGAGGAACTCCGCGCGGCGAATCTGTACGATGCCATCTGGCAGGCGCTGGCCGTGCTCCTACCGGTCAAAAGCGTCGGC
This genomic window contains:
- a CDS encoding ethanolamine ammonia-lyase reactivating factor EutA, giving the protein MDIGSGTVRVMLCEQRNGSFDRLVVKRTITRLADGFAAGRLAETSMDRTVQAAKEMAKEARAFGAVEIRVSCSGVMRRAENAKEFLMRLRDEAGLDPVLIAGDLEAAISSLGATLELGFADQPFVLLDIGGFSTELAAIVAGKAETSVSVDVGSVSMRADYLHEDPPTDKQLAACAERVGQELRAAVRIEDLGDHGPLVGTAGSITNLAAMSLKMERYEPGRLNRAVLTVENVQELLSLLISMPAAGRLSLPGLEKGREDTIVAGAIIALEVMKLLQVERMLVTEGGVLEGLAVYAQWPPDEGGLLTV
- the guaB gene encoding IMP dehydrogenase, coding for MLNPNPKEALTFEDVLLVPAQSSVLPSQVDLRTQLTRTLTLNIPLLSAAMDTVTEVATAIAVAQEGGMGVLHKNLGVEGQAGMVDKVKKARSALVADPITLPPNATIRQALENTRKFGISGVPVIDNGKLVGIITHRDLRFVTELDAPVSKFMTTKLVTVPEGTDPEEAKRIMHSHRIEKLLVVDENNLLKALMTIKDIVNAEMHPHACTDERGRLRVGAAIGVEEEDRERTVALLEKGVDVLCVDTAHGHHANVIRMVAWLKKHYPECQVIAGNVATAEATVALIKAGADAVKVGMGPGSICTTRIVSGVGMPQITAIDACARAAAEYGVPIIADGGVKYSGDVSKAIAAGAHCVMIGSLFAGTEEAPGETILYQGRTYKYYRGMGSLGAMTKGSKARYFQQDVESAQKLVPEGIEGRVPYRGAIGQVIYQLIGGLRSGMGYTGCATIDELRTNAKFVRVTNAGLREGHVHDVIITKEAPNYQIG
- the guaA gene encoding glutamine-hydrolyzing GMP synthase, with protein sequence MATDIHSEKILILDFGSQVTMLIARRIRELSVYCEIHPCTMAAEDIEAFQPRGIVLSGGPASAYQDDAPTCDDIVFHLGVPVLGICYGMQLMAQRLGGRVGGATEREYGRTEMTISDDRDLFAGFEVGAETIVWMSHGDRVEQFPGGFETIASSTNAPYAAVADRERRFFGVQFHPEVHHTLRGKEILANFVYDICRCKPLWTMANFIESTVRDVRERVGDQRVILGLSGGVDSSVVAALLHKAIGDQLTCIFVNNGVLRKGEAQQVRHVFAKHFGMNLVYVDASARFLENLAGVEEPEQKRKIIGNEFIYLFEEEARKIPDVRYLAQGTLYPDVIESISTRGPSATIKSHHNVGGLPEKMNLELIEPLRELFKDEVRHVGRELGLPVDVVGRHPFPGPGLAVRILGEVTAERVRVLQEADAIFIEELRAANLYDAIWQALAVLLPVKSVGVMGDERTYENTCALRAVHSTDGMTADWVHIPYEVLGRVSNRIINEVKGINRVVYDVSSKPPSTIEWE